In the genome of Desulfuromonas sp. DDH964, one region contains:
- the vsr gene encoding DNA mismatch endonuclease Vsr has protein sequence MRSMPEHSTGPEMAVRRLLHRRGLRFRVQYPVPGSRRRTIDIAFPARKIAVFIDGCFWHGCTEHKNIPAHNRDWWQKKIDENRARDRDTDERLREAGWVVFRFWEHEKTEILVEQVMKANEMSVTTRSEHGSA, from the coding sequence ATGCGTAGCATGCCCGAGCACTCGACTGGCCCTGAAATGGCAGTGCGTCGCTTGCTACATCGTCGGGGGTTGCGTTTTCGGGTGCAATACCCCGTCCCTGGATCCCGGAGGCGAACTATCGACATTGCGTTTCCCGCCAGAAAGATAGCCGTTTTTATCGATGGTTGTTTCTGGCACGGGTGCACGGAACACAAAAATATTCCGGCCCATAACCGTGATTGGTGGCAGAAGAAGATAGATGAGAATCGGGCGCGGGATCGAGATACGGATGAAAGACTCCGGGAAGCCGGCTGGGTAGTTTTCAGATTCTGGGAGCATGAGAAGACGGAAATATTAGTCGAGCAAGTCATGAAAGCAAATGAAATGAGTGTGACCACCAGGAGTGAACATGGTTCAGCTTAG
- a CDS encoding TIGR00266 family protein, with protein MKCHEVDYRIIGDDMQMVQVELDPGETVIAEAGAMNYMEEGIVFETRMGDGSRPDQGMLGKLFSAGKRALTGESLFMTHFTHRGPGKAHVAFAAPFPGKIIPLDLGRLGGEILCQKESFLCAAFGTALGIAFQRKLGVGFFGGEGFILQRLQGDGLVFIHASGTIVERELKGETLRVDTGCLVAFEPTVQYDIERAGNLKSMFFGGEGLFLATLRGHGKVWLQSLPFSRLADRILANAPRQGGAQTGEGSVLGGLGRLLDGN; from the coding sequence ATGAAATGTCACGAAGTCGACTACCGGATTATCGGCGACGATATGCAGATGGTGCAGGTCGAACTCGACCCGGGCGAGACGGTGATCGCCGAGGCCGGGGCGATGAACTACATGGAGGAGGGGATCGTCTTCGAGACCCGCATGGGGGACGGCTCCCGGCCCGACCAGGGGATGCTCGGCAAGCTCTTCAGCGCCGGCAAGCGCGCCTTGACCGGCGAATCCCTCTTCATGACCCACTTCACCCACCGCGGCCCCGGCAAGGCCCACGTCGCCTTCGCCGCCCCTTTCCCGGGGAAGATCATCCCCCTCGACCTCGGCCGCCTCGGCGGCGAGATCCTCTGCCAGAAGGAATCGTTCCTCTGCGCCGCCTTCGGCACCGCCCTCGGCATCGCCTTCCAGCGCAAGCTCGGCGTTGGTTTCTTCGGCGGCGAGGGGTTCATCCTGCAGCGGCTGCAGGGGGACGGCCTGGTCTTCATCCACGCCAGCGGCACCATCGTCGAGCGCGAGCTCAAGGGAGAGACGCTGCGGGTCGACACCGGCTGCCTGGTCGCCTTCGAGCCGACCGTCCAGTACGACATCGAGCGCGCCGGCAACCTCAAGAGCATGTTCTTCGGCGGCGAGGGGCTCTTTCTCGCCACCCTGCGCGGGCACGGCAAGGTCTGGCTGCAGAGCCTCCCCTTCAGCCGCCTCGCCGACCGCATCCTCGCCAACGCGCCGCGCCAGGGGGGCGCCCAGACCGGCGAAGGGTCAGTCCTCGGCGGCCTCGGCCGGCTCCTCGACGGCAACTGA
- a CDS encoding IS256 family transposase: MAIEKDLLDRLLADYKKPEDLIGETGLLKQLTKALLERALEAELTQHLGHEKHAPVATKGGNARNGKSAKTIKGEFGKLPIEVPRDRDSSFEPLIIPKGQTRFAGFDGKIISLYARGMTTREIQGHLEEIYGVEVSPALISSVTDAVADEVKIWQNRPLDALYPIVYMDAVRVKVRDNGHVSNKAVYLALGVTLDGIKEVLGMWVAENEGAKFWLQVVTELKNRGVEDIFIACVDGLKGFPEAIEAVFPRTQVQLCLVHMVRHSLKYVSWKQRKEVAADLKTIYQAATAEQAEMNLTEFEAKWDKTHPSIGQSWRRNWERITPFFAYPAEIRKVIYTTNAIESLNMSLRKVTKNRGSFPSDAAMFKLLYLALNNIAKKWTLPIRDWKAALNRFSILFEGRLPVY, from the coding sequence ATGGCCATCGAAAAAGATCTGCTGGACCGCCTGCTTGCCGACTACAAGAAGCCCGAAGACCTGATCGGCGAAACCGGCTTGCTTAAACAGCTCACCAAGGCCCTTCTGGAACGAGCTTTGGAAGCGGAATTGACCCAACACCTGGGGCACGAGAAGCATGCTCCCGTGGCCACGAAAGGCGGCAATGCCCGCAATGGCAAGTCGGCCAAAACCATCAAGGGCGAATTCGGCAAACTGCCGATCGAGGTTCCGCGTGACCGGGACAGCAGCTTCGAGCCGCTCATCATTCCCAAGGGCCAGACCCGCTTCGCCGGCTTCGACGGCAAGATCATCTCCCTCTACGCCCGGGGGATGACGACCCGGGAGATCCAAGGGCATCTGGAAGAGATTTATGGCGTCGAGGTCTCTCCCGCCCTCATTTCCAGCGTGACCGATGCCGTCGCGGACGAGGTCAAGATCTGGCAGAACCGACCGCTCGACGCCCTCTATCCCATCGTCTATATGGACGCGGTCCGGGTTAAGGTGCGGGACAACGGCCACGTCAGCAATAAAGCGGTCTACCTGGCCCTGGGCGTCACCCTGGACGGCATCAAGGAGGTCCTGGGTATGTGGGTGGCCGAGAACGAGGGCGCCAAGTTCTGGTTACAGGTGGTGACCGAGTTGAAAAACCGGGGTGTCGAAGACATCTTCATCGCCTGCGTGGACGGGCTCAAAGGTTTCCCCGAGGCCATCGAAGCGGTCTTTCCTCGCACCCAGGTCCAGCTCTGCCTCGTTCACATGGTGCGTCATTCTCTCAAATACGTCTCCTGGAAGCAGCGCAAGGAAGTGGCGGCCGATCTGAAGACCATTTACCAGGCCGCGACGGCCGAGCAGGCCGAAATGAACCTGACGGAGTTCGAAGCGAAGTGGGATAAAACCCACCCTTCCATCGGCCAGTCCTGGCGGCGGAACTGGGAGAGAATCACCCCTTTTTTCGCCTACCCGGCGGAGATTCGCAAGGTGATCTACACCACCAATGCGATCGAATCGCTGAACATGTCGCTGCGCAAGGTCACCAAGAACCGGGGCTCATTCCCCAGCGATGCAGCCATGTTCAAACTGCTCTACCTGGCGCTGAATAATATCGCCAAGAAATGGACCCTGCCGATTCGGGACTGGAAGGCCGCCCTCAACCGGTTCTCCATCTTGTTCGAAGGCAGGTTGCCGGTTTACTGA
- the xthA gene encoding exodeoxyribonuclease III, translating to MKLVSFNVNSIRSRLHQLEALVAAHQPEIIGLQETKVQDGDFPLAAIAALGYHPVYAGQKTHYGVALLSRQQPLQEQIGFPGDGDGAQKRFVAGRYRLADGSELQVLNGYFPQGESRDHPVKFPAKEQFYADLLGYLEEHCDPATPLALLGDFNVAPVDLDIGIGADNARRWLRTGKTSFLPEERQWFERLTTWGLHDSFRALHPQVNDRFSWFDYRSRGFESDPRRGLRIDHILVTAPLLARCSGAGIDYEIRAMERPSDHCPVWVEFG from the coding sequence ATGAAGCTCGTCTCCTTCAATGTCAACAGCATCCGCAGCCGCCTCCACCAGCTCGAGGCGCTGGTTGCCGCCCACCAGCCGGAGATCATCGGCCTGCAGGAGACCAAGGTCCAGGATGGCGACTTTCCTCTCGCCGCGATTGCCGCCCTCGGCTACCACCCGGTCTACGCCGGGCAGAAGACGCACTACGGCGTCGCCCTCCTCTCCCGGCAGCAGCCGCTCCAGGAGCAGATTGGTTTTCCCGGCGACGGGGACGGGGCGCAGAAGCGCTTCGTCGCCGGCCGCTACCGGCTTGCTGACGGCAGCGAGCTGCAGGTGCTCAACGGCTACTTCCCCCAGGGGGAGAGCCGCGACCACCCGGTCAAGTTTCCGGCCAAGGAACAGTTCTACGCCGACCTGCTGGGCTACCTTGAGGAACACTGCGACCCGGCCACCCCCCTCGCCCTGCTGGGGGATTTCAATGTCGCTCCGGTCGACCTCGATATCGGCATCGGCGCCGACAACGCCAGACGCTGGCTGCGCACCGGCAAGACCAGCTTCCTCCCCGAGGAGCGCCAGTGGTTCGAACGCCTCACCACCTGGGGCCTGCACGACAGCTTCCGCGCCCTCCATCCGCAGGTCAACGACCGCTTCAGCTGGTTCGACTACCGCAGCCGCGGCTTCGAGTCCGACCCGCGCCGCGGCCTGCGCATCGACCACATCCTCGTCACCGCACCGCTGCTGGCGCGCTGCAGCGGCGCCGGTATCGACTACGAGATCCGCGCCATGGAGCGGCCGTCCGATCATTGCCCGGTCTGGGTGGAGTTTGGTTAG
- a CDS encoding enoyl-CoA hydratase/isomerase family protein: MSSFQHLTTEIRPDGAALLTLNRPQQRNALSIALREELSACLASWRDDPAVGAVVIRGSGPVFCAGFDLKDFADPARFDDLFASSARYHRDLWHFPKPVIAAIDGPALGGGLDLALLCDLRLASESASFGHPEVKFGAPPLYSLLAWVVGAGPARELCLTGRRIDAAEALRIGLVNEIVSGDGLLDRALALAAEILAAPAATLRFAKEMMNASAGGDFEATFAVEHDRAFREVLLPLMAERGREPG; encoded by the coding sequence ATGTCGAGCTTTCAGCACCTCACCACCGAAATCCGCCCCGACGGCGCCGCCCTCCTTACCCTTAACCGTCCGCAGCAGCGCAACGCCCTCTCCATTGCCCTGCGCGAAGAGCTGAGCGCCTGCCTTGCCTCCTGGCGCGACGACCCGGCGGTGGGGGCGGTGGTGATTCGTGGCAGCGGGCCGGTCTTCTGCGCCGGCTTCGACCTCAAGGACTTCGCCGACCCGGCGCGCTTCGACGACCTCTTCGCCTCCTCGGCCCGCTACCACCGCGACCTCTGGCACTTCCCCAAGCCGGTCATCGCCGCCATCGACGGCCCGGCCCTGGGGGGCGGCCTCGACCTGGCGCTCCTCTGCGACCTGCGGCTGGCGAGCGAAAGTGCCAGCTTCGGCCATCCCGAGGTCAAGTTCGGCGCCCCGCCGCTCTACTCGCTCCTCGCCTGGGTGGTCGGCGCCGGCCCCGCCCGCGAACTCTGTCTCACCGGCCGGCGCATCGATGCTGCCGAGGCGTTGCGGATCGGCCTGGTCAACGAGATCGTCTCCGGCGACGGGCTGCTGGACCGGGCGCTGGCCCTTGCCGCCGAGATTCTGGCGGCGCCGGCGGCGACCCTGCGCTTTGCCAAGGAGATGATGAATGCCAGTGCCGGCGGGGATTTCGAGGCGACCTTTGCGGTGGAGCACGACCGGGCGTTTCGGGAGGTGCTGCTGCCGCTGATGGCGGAGCGGGGGAGGGAACCGGGCTGA
- a CDS encoding IS3 family transposase — MGSRCTPEWPFTQSFLHPRHLKKSSGHLLDGPASIFGFITEHRSQYGVKEMCRVFGVSRSRYYAQLKTGATQRQREDQALLVDIKTVFDASDRTYGAGRIGEELREQGTRVGKNRIWRLMKQHGLRVKTTKRFKVTTNSDHKRPVAPNLVKRNFSAEAPDRLWTGDITYIWTAEGWLYLAVILDVFSRRIVGWRMDKRMTDELVITAFNNALVRRCPNRGLIFHSDRGSQYCSKRFQRVVQGAGGQQSMSGTGNCYDNAITESFFGTLKRELVHHCSFKTRAEAKSQIFRYIEGFYNRRRRHSALGYKAPETYERQFFKLAA; from the coding sequence GTGGGGTCCCGGTGTACCCCTGAATGGCCATTTACACAATCTTTTTTACACCCTCGACATCTTAAAAAAAGCAGTGGCCATCTTCTCGACGGACCCGCATCGATATTCGGGTTCATAACCGAGCACCGCTCCCAATACGGAGTGAAGGAGATGTGCCGCGTCTTTGGAGTGTCTCGGAGCCGGTATTATGCCCAGCTCAAAACTGGAGCGACCCAGCGCCAACGCGAAGACCAGGCGCTGCTGGTTGATATCAAGACGGTCTTTGACGCCAGTGACCGAACCTATGGCGCCGGCCGCATTGGCGAGGAACTTCGCGAGCAAGGCACCCGAGTGGGCAAGAACCGCATCTGGCGGCTGATGAAACAGCACGGCTTGCGGGTCAAGACCACGAAACGGTTCAAGGTGACGACAAATTCAGACCACAAGCGGCCGGTCGCCCCGAACCTGGTGAAACGTAATTTTTCAGCCGAGGCCCCCGATCGGCTCTGGACCGGAGATATTACCTATATTTGGACCGCCGAGGGCTGGCTTTACCTAGCCGTCATTCTGGATGTCTTTTCCCGCCGGATTGTCGGATGGCGGATGGACAAAAGAATGACAGACGAGTTGGTGATCACAGCCTTCAACAACGCCCTGGTGCGGCGGTGCCCCAACCGTGGGCTGATTTTTCACTCCGACCGGGGTTCTCAGTATTGCAGCAAACGTTTTCAGCGGGTGGTTCAGGGAGCCGGCGGGCAGCAGAGCATGAGCGGTACCGGCAACTGCTACGACAATGCCATCACCGAATCTTTTTTCGGGACCTTGAAGCGAGAGCTAGTTCACCATTGCTCCTTCAAGACCAGAGCAGAGGCCAAAAGCCAGATTTTTCGCTACATCGAAGGCTTCTACAACCGGCGGCGCCGCCATTCGGCACTCGGTTACAAAGCCCCGGAGACTTACGAGCGGCAGTTCTTTAAATTGGCTGCTTAG
- a CDS encoding mobile mystery protein B, whose product MNFDYPAGATPIDPDEAQGLLLPHIRTREELDRWEQENISEAEDAVLRRKQKDILTEKYARDLHKRMFGNVWRWAGDFRRSQKNIGIEWMQVPVALRQLFQEVNGWLEYQSYPPDEIAARFHHRLVAIHAFANGNGRHARLMADVLLVHLLGQKRFSWGQENLTNAGECRRRYIEALQAADRHDYGPLLVFVRS is encoded by the coding sequence ATGAACTTTGACTATCCTGCAGGGGCCACACCGATCGATCCCGATGAGGCGCAGGGGCTTTTGTTGCCGCATATCCGCACGCGAGAAGAGCTCGATCGCTGGGAGCAGGAGAATATCTCGGAGGCAGAGGACGCGGTTCTCAGGCGCAAACAAAAGGACATCCTGACCGAGAAATACGCTCGCGATCTGCACAAGAGGATGTTCGGCAACGTCTGGCGTTGGGCTGGTGACTTTCGCCGGAGTCAGAAGAATATCGGTATCGAATGGATGCAGGTTCCGGTCGCGCTGCGTCAGTTGTTTCAAGAGGTCAATGGCTGGCTGGAGTATCAATCCTACCCACCCGATGAGATTGCCGCCAGGTTTCATCATCGCCTGGTCGCTATTCATGCGTTTGCCAACGGGAATGGTCGCCATGCACGCCTGATGGCTGATGTGCTGCTGGTTCATCTGCTGGGGCAGAAACGTTTCAGCTGGGGTCAGGAGAATCTGACCAACGCTGGTGAATGCCGCCGCCGCTACATTGAGGCCCTGCAGGCAGCAGATCGCCACGACTATGGCCCACTGCTGGTTTTTGTTCGGTCGTAA
- a CDS encoding mobile mystery protein A codes for MQPKHRRTMRDQLDKTFAQLANVKALQPPVKGWLRSIREALGMSGKQLGERLEVSQPRIVQLERDELSGALTLKSMRQAAAAMDCQFVYAVVPRTSLEETVRQQARKVAARRLARTSHTMLLEDQLVSDDELQKMLEEKVEELIRNIPNDFWSDIP; via the coding sequence ATGCAGCCAAAACATCGTCGTACCATGCGGGACCAGCTCGATAAAACCTTTGCCCAGCTGGCCAATGTCAAAGCCCTGCAGCCCCCCGTCAAGGGCTGGTTGCGTTCCATCCGGGAAGCCCTCGGCATGTCCGGCAAGCAACTGGGTGAGCGGCTGGAGGTCAGTCAGCCGCGTATCGTGCAGCTGGAGAGGGACGAGCTGTCCGGGGCGCTGACTCTCAAGAGCATGCGGCAGGCCGCCGCAGCCATGGACTGTCAGTTTGTTTACGCGGTCGTGCCACGTACCAGTCTGGAAGAGACCGTACGTCAGCAAGCCCGGAAGGTTGCCGCCAGGCGCCTCGCCCGGACTTCGCATACCATGCTTCTGGAAGACCAGTTGGTGTCGGACGATGAACTGCAAAAGATGCTTGAAGAGAAGGTCGAAGAGCTGATCCGCAACATTCCCAATGATTTCTGGTCCGATATCCCATGA
- a CDS encoding DNA cytosine methyltransferase, with product MPLTAIDLYCGSGAVTEGLTAEGVRVVAAVDNDAIACQTYRLNHPEVYLCEDDIRNLDPRTIRQRTNFTGDIDLLVVCAPCQPFSTQNRKRGNNDDDRTTLVLECLKFAREFSPRAIIFENVPGIAILGPLNSLRQSLFELGYILSDPRTLNAADCGVPQRRERCVMIAAKTREGIETFYRAITPQPQVTVRQMIGGLRPLNAAERDPDDPLHFARDHQRIVLQRLAYIPRDGGSRHALPPELELECHRGRTNDFPDVYGRMRWDDVAPTLTTGCTDVTKGRFAHPRDNRAITLREAALLQSFPPHYRFHGNVAQIARQIGNAVPVNMIRTLVPPLRQLLQTQGQ from the coding sequence ATGCCGCTAACTGCCATTGATCTCTATTGCGGCTCCGGCGCTGTTACCGAGGGCCTTACCGCCGAAGGTGTTAGAGTCGTCGCGGCCGTCGATAACGATGCCATAGCCTGCCAGACCTACCGTCTTAACCATCCCGAAGTGTATCTTTGCGAAGACGATATTCGCAACCTTGACCCCCGCACGATCCGACAACGCACCAATTTCACAGGCGATATAGACTTGCTCGTTGTCTGCGCCCCTTGCCAGCCCTTTAGCACTCAAAACCGCAAGCGGGGGAATAATGACGATGATCGCACCACTCTGGTTCTCGAATGTCTCAAATTTGCGAGGGAGTTCAGCCCCAGGGCGATCATTTTTGAAAATGTTCCCGGAATCGCCATATTGGGTCCACTCAACAGTCTACGACAAAGCCTGTTTGAACTCGGGTACATCCTGTCCGACCCGCGAACCCTGAATGCAGCCGACTGCGGGGTTCCTCAGCGCCGCGAACGCTGCGTCATGATTGCCGCGAAAACTCGAGAGGGGATTGAGACTTTCTATCGGGCAATAACTCCTCAGCCGCAAGTTACCGTGCGCCAAATGATAGGGGGGCTGAGGCCACTAAATGCTGCTGAGCGTGATCCGGACGACCCCCTTCACTTTGCGCGAGACCATCAACGTATTGTTTTGCAGAGACTGGCATATATTCCCCGGGATGGTGGCAGTAGACATGCATTGCCTCCCGAACTGGAACTGGAATGTCACCGGGGGAGAACGAACGACTTTCCGGATGTTTATGGCCGCATGCGCTGGGACGATGTTGCCCCCACCCTGACAACGGGATGCACGGATGTCACCAAGGGGCGGTTTGCCCACCCAAGGGATAATCGCGCCATCACGCTTCGCGAGGCCGCCCTTCTTCAGTCCTTCCCTCCCCACTACCGATTTCATGGGAATGTGGCACAAATTGCCCGTCAGATAGGCAATGCCGTTCCCGTAAATATGATACGGACTCTGGTTCCCCCACTCAGGCAACTATTGCAAACCCAAGGGCAGTGA
- a CDS encoding type II toxin-antitoxin system RelE/ParE family toxin produces MITVAETAEYFRRARKLMSEEECAGLIAYLAAHPMAGDLIEGTGGLRKLRWARDGRGKSGGVRVIYFFYNEGLPLYLLTLYGKNQRENLSAAERNALAGLVNLLIRSAQK; encoded by the coding sequence ATGATCACTGTTGCAGAGACTGCGGAATATTTCCGCCGTGCCCGCAAGCTTATGTCCGAAGAGGAATGTGCCGGCCTTATTGCTTACCTCGCGGCCCATCCCATGGCCGGAGACCTGATTGAAGGGACCGGCGGCCTACGCAAGCTGCGTTGGGCTCGTGATGGGAGGGGGAAGAGCGGTGGTGTCAGGGTAATCTATTTCTTCTACAACGAAGGACTGCCCCTCTACCTGTTGACGCTCTACGGCAAGAACCAGAGGGAAAATCTCTCGGCGGCGGAGCGCAATGCGCTGGCCGGGCTCGTCAACCTGCTGATCCGGTCGGCGCAGAAGTAA
- a CDS encoding transposase — protein MNHRKYDPDFKREAVRMVIEDGLGVREVERSLGITYGVLKGWVQKHRDHQDAAFAGRFAPESPEAELKRLRKENERLQRERDILAV, from the coding sequence ATGAATCATCGCAAGTACGATCCCGACTTCAAGCGGGAGGCCGTTCGCATGGTTATTGAAGACGGCCTGGGGGTGCGTGAGGTCGAACGAAGCCTCGGCATCACCTACGGAGTCTTGAAGGGCTGGGTGCAGAAGCATCGAGACCATCAGGACGCAGCGTTTGCAGGTCGTTTCGCTCCGGAGTCCCCCGAGGCGGAACTGAAGCGGCTACGCAAAGAGAATGAGCGTCTCCAGCGTGAGCGCGACATCTTGGCGGTGTAA
- a CDS encoding methyltransferase, translated as METTTWTPAELLKLSGSYWQTCTLHAGVKLDLFTKLTEQSRSAAELAAALAIPERGLAMLLDALAALELLRKEGENYAATAFAAAFLDRNAPGYLGHIILHHHHLVESWSRLDEAVRSGSPVRRRASHDAGEAEREAFLMGMFNLANLLAPKVAAQVDLAGRRHLLDLGGGPGTYAIHFCRRNPQLRATIVDLPTTRPFAEETVARFGLSERIDFVAGDFNDDAIPGAFDVAWLSHVLHSEGPQPCAQLLAKAVAALEPGGLLLVQEFILDATRTSPLFPALFSLNMLIGTPDGQSYSEPELAAMLREAGLQAVERIPLELPNGAGVMVGRKP; from the coding sequence ATGGAAACGACCACCTGGACCCCCGCCGAGCTGCTCAAACTCTCCGGCAGCTACTGGCAGACCTGCACCCTGCACGCCGGGGTCAAGCTCGACCTCTTCACCAAATTGACCGAGCAGTCGCGCAGCGCCGCCGAACTCGCCGCGGCGCTGGCGATCCCCGAGCGCGGCCTGGCAATGCTCCTCGACGCCCTCGCCGCCCTCGAGCTGCTGCGCAAGGAGGGGGAGAACTACGCCGCCACCGCCTTTGCCGCCGCCTTCCTCGACCGCAACGCCCCCGGCTACCTCGGCCACATCATCCTGCACCACCATCACCTGGTCGAGAGCTGGAGCCGCCTCGACGAGGCGGTGCGCAGCGGTTCGCCGGTGCGGCGGCGCGCCTCCCACGACGCCGGGGAGGCAGAGCGCGAAGCCTTCCTGATGGGGATGTTCAACCTCGCCAACCTCCTCGCCCCCAAGGTCGCGGCCCAGGTCGACCTCGCCGGGCGCCGGCACCTGCTTGATCTCGGCGGCGGTCCCGGCACCTACGCCATCCACTTCTGCCGCCGCAACCCGCAGCTGCGGGCCACCATCGTCGACCTGCCGACGACCCGCCCCTTCGCCGAAGAGACCGTCGCCCGGTTCGGTCTCAGCGAGCGCATCGACTTTGTCGCCGGCGACTTCAACGACGACGCCATCCCCGGCGCCTTCGACGTCGCCTGGCTCTCCCATGTTCTCCACAGCGAAGGCCCGCAGCCCTGTGCCCAACTCCTCGCCAAGGCGGTCGCGGCCCTCGAGCCGGGGGGGCTGCTGCTGGTGCAGGAGTTCATTCTCGACGCCACCCGCACCTCGCCCCTCTTCCCGGCCCTCTTCTCCCTCAACATGCTGATTGGCACTCCTGACGGCCAGTCCTACAGCGAACCGGAGTTGGCGGCGATGCTGCGCGAGGCCGGGCTGCAAGCGGTCGAGCGGATCCCCCTGGAGCTGCCCAACGGGGCGGGGGTGATGGTGGGACGGAAACCCTGA